One region of Cucurbita pepo subsp. pepo cultivar mu-cu-16 chromosome LG03, ASM280686v2, whole genome shotgun sequence genomic DNA includes:
- the LOC111790631 gene encoding pyridoxine/pyridoxamine 5'-phosphate oxidase 2 isoform X2: MGSAAAPWKSLLLSALESNAQIKHSRFLHLATIGGNGRPSNRTVVFRGFEEGTDGIHIYTDSRSRKIEELKACPFAEKRAEAWSSISLKSRMQYLGPSPNLPYIAEQPAKEPVLDPCSGPVDAFCLLVLDPDQVDYLNLKSEERKLFKAIPCLGRETLWESERINP, from the exons ATGGGATCGGCAGCGGCGCCATGGAAGTCCCTTCTTCTCAGTGCTTTGGAATCAAATGCCCAAATCAAGCATTCCAGATTCTTGCACCTC GCAACGATTGGAGGCAATGGAAGGCCATCAAATCGCACCGTTGTTTTCAGAGGATTTGAAGAGGGCACCGATGGAATCCATATTTACACGGATTCAAGAAGTCGCAAG ATTGAAGAGCTTAAAGCTTGTCCATTTGCTGAG AAAAGAGCAGAAGCTTGGTCATCCATTTCTCTAAAGTCAAGAATGCAGTATTTGGGGCCTAGTCCAAATCTTCCCTATATTGCCGAACAGCCAGCCAAGGAACCTGTTCTAGATCCTTGTTCAGGTCCTGTTGATGCATTTTGTTTGCTGGTCTTGGATCCTGATCAG GTCGATTATTTGAATCTGAAGAGTGAAGAAAGGAAGTTGTTTAAAGCTATTCCATGTCTTGGAAGGGAGACATTATGGGAATCAGAGCGGATAAACCCTTAG
- the LOC111790631 gene encoding pyridoxine/pyridoxamine 5'-phosphate oxidase 2 isoform X1, translating into MGSAAAPWKSLLLSALESNAQIKHSRFLHLATIGGNGRPSNRTVVFRGFEEGTDGIHIYTDSRSRKIEELKACPFAEISWYFTESWEQFRISGRIEVVDASCLDATKFKKRAEAWSSISLKSRMQYLGPSPNLPYIAEQPAKEPVLDPCSGPVDAFCLLVLDPDQVDYLNLKSEERKLFKAIPCLGRETLWESERINP; encoded by the exons ATGGGATCGGCAGCGGCGCCATGGAAGTCCCTTCTTCTCAGTGCTTTGGAATCAAATGCCCAAATCAAGCATTCCAGATTCTTGCACCTC GCAACGATTGGAGGCAATGGAAGGCCATCAAATCGCACCGTTGTTTTCAGAGGATTTGAAGAGGGCACCGATGGAATCCATATTTACACGGATTCAAGAAGTCGCAAG ATTGAAGAGCTTAAAGCTTGTCCATTTGCTGAG aTAAGTTGGTATTTCACCGAATCATGGGAGCAATTTCGTATCAGTGGAAGAATTGAGGTTGTTGATGCGTCATGTCTTGATGCTACAAAATTTAAG AAAAGAGCAGAAGCTTGGTCATCCATTTCTCTAAAGTCAAGAATGCAGTATTTGGGGCCTAGTCCAAATCTTCCCTATATTGCCGAACAGCCAGCCAAGGAACCTGTTCTAGATCCTTGTTCAGGTCCTGTTGATGCATTTTGTTTGCTGGTCTTGGATCCTGATCAG GTCGATTATTTGAATCTGAAGAGTGAAGAAAGGAAGTTGTTTAAAGCTATTCCATGTCTTGGAAGGGAGACATTATGGGAATCAGAGCGGATAAACCCTTAG
- the LOC111790633 gene encoding dof zinc finger protein 2: MEAMMHSGSGSGGGGGGGFKAKGRPQEQLNCPRCKSTNTKFCYYNNYSLTQPRYFCKSCRRYWTEGGSLRNIPVGGGSRKNRKPAASVTGSASANHAPPQPVYQAHDLNLGFPTTTTTAAAAASAGIENGGHGGFGFYIPNLMPYPARDTAVEENPGSNGYWNGMFSGGPW, from the coding sequence ATGGAGGCCATGATGCACTCCGGCAgcggcagcggcggcggcggtggaggaGGCTTCAAGGCCAAGGGAAGGCCACAAGAGCAATTGAACTGCCCAAGGTGCAAGTCGACCAACACAAAGTTCTGCTACTACAATAACTACAGCCTCACACAGCCGAGGTACTTTTGCAAATCTTGCCGCCGGTATTGGACCGAGGGCGGTTCTCTTAGGAACATCCCTGTCGGAGGAGGCTCCCGGAAGAATCGTAAACCGGCGGCTTCGGTTACTGGGTCAGCTTCGGCCAACCACGCGCCGCCGCAGCCGGTATACCAAGCCCATGATCTGAATTTGGGTTTtccgacgacgacgacgacggcggcggcggcagcgTCGGCGGGGATAGAAAACGGCGGGCACGGAGGATTTGGATTTTATATACCGAATTTGATGCCGTATCCAGCCCGAGACACGGCGGTGGAAGAGAATCCTGGTAGTAATGGGTATTGGAATGGGATGTTTAGTGGAGGGCCATGGTAG
- the LOC111790635 gene encoding ORM1-like protein 3: MASLYVKAVPPADLNRNTEWFLYPGVWTTYILILFFVWLLVLSVFGCSPGMAWTIVNLSHFAVTYHFFHWKKGTPFAEDQGMYNRLTWWEQIDNGKQLTRNRKFLTVVPVVLYLIASHTTDYQHPMLFLNTLAVIVLVIAKFPHMHKVRIFGINADK, from the exons ATGGCTAGTCTCTATGTGAAGGCTGTACCTCCGGCGGATCTGAACAGGAACACAGAATGGTTTCTGTATCCTGGTGTTTGGACCACCTATAttctcattctcttcttcGTTTGGCTTCTCGTCCTCTCTGTATTTGGCTGCTCTCCTGGCATGGCCTGGACCATCGTCAACCTATCCCATTTTGCT GTCACTTACCACTTTTTCCATTGGAAGAAAGGGACACCCTTTGCTGAAGACCAAGGGATGTACAACCGATTGACGTGGTGGGAGCAGATTGATAATGGAAAGCAGCTTACCCGCAACAGAAAGTTCTTGACTGTTGTTCCCGTGGTGCT GTACTTGATAGCCTCACACACAACTGACTATCAACATCCAATGTTATTTCTGAACACTCTTGCAGTAATTGTACTAGTTATTGCCAAGTTTCCCCATATGCACAAGGTACGTATCTTCGGAATCAATGCCGACAAGTGA
- the LOC111790628 gene encoding uncharacterized protein LOC111790628, whose product MGLISNRVERSAIKPGDHIYTYRAVFAYSHHGIFVGGSKVVHFRPQRNLNSSTDTPPEFYDSSSSNPSSCPIFPDCGFRQPNSGVVLSCLDCFLRNGSLYCFEYGVTPSVFLSRVRGGTCTTAASDSFDMVIHRAMYLLQNGFGNYNVFQNNCEDFALYCKTGVLIEDRLGVGISGQASSAVGAPLAAILSSPLKLLMPSPVGMAVMTAGMYSMSRYATDIGVRTDVVKVAVEHLPLNNLKSLSTEEEDEDDEEEAFT is encoded by the exons ATGGGCTTGATCAGTAATCGAGTAGAGAGAAGCGCAATCAAACCAGGCGACCACATTTACACTTACAGAGCTGTTTTCGCCTACTCCCATCATG GAATCTTTGTAGGGGGAAGCAAGGTGGTGCATTTTAGGCCTCAGAGAAACTTGAATTCAAGCACCGACACACCTCCTGAGTTCTATGATTCAAGTTCAAGCAATCCATCATCCTGTCCAATCTTCCCTGACTGTGGGTTTAGACAGCCAAACAGCGGGGTAGTCCTTTCTTGTCTGGACTGCTTCCTGAGGAATGGATCCCTCTACTGCTTTGAGTATGGAGTCACCCCGTCAGTTTTCCTCTCCAGGGTAAGGGGTGGGACATGCACCACGGCAGCATCCGACTCATTTGATATGGTCATTCACCGAGCCATGTATCTTCTTCAAAATGGATTTGGTAACTACAATGTGTTCCAAAACAACTGTGAGGACTTTGCTCTGTACTGCAAAACGGGTGTTCTGATAGAGGACAGGCTTGGGGTTGGAATAAGTGGCCAAGCTTCTTCTGCCGTAGGTGCTCCATTAGCTGCCATTCTTTCCTCTCCTCTGAAGTTACTAATGCCAAGCCCTGTAGGCATGGCTGTGATGACTGCTGGAATGTACAGCATGAGTAGATACGCCACTGACATTGGTGTTCGAACTGATGTGGTTAAGGTGGCCGTGGAACACCTGCCACTTAACAATCTCAAATCATTGAgcacagaagaagaagatgaagatgatgaagaagaagcctTCACCTAG